A genome region from Akkermansiaceae bacterium includes the following:
- a CDS encoding outer membrane protein transport protein gives MLHPLKTHCLSLACLAPGLAAAAGYYLPNQDAFATARGNAFVATADSPAAVFYNPAGLTQLESPQAHVGLYSIVLGNQAEVGGMKSDAKTELQAAPHVFYSRPLSDRLTFGFGLNSPFGLGTDWGRNTNFSPVVTEARLTYLSTTAAVAYEVSETFSVGGSISVNYADLLLEQGLGPPGSFLRFEGSDIGLSAALGVRWEPHDRHAFGAMLSSGSTFDLDGKTVSSILPGDNSSEFEFLTPARAAIGYSYRPAPGWNIEANVEWLDWDSLDSLNLSSASVGGNLPVAFNWKSSFIYEIGASYTTESGHVFAAGYDFNMNAQPDRDFTPGVSDADRHWFNLGYGRRQEDSFWMLAYQFGYSNRTVDGAANPLVNGKYESRHNALVFTWRKDF, from the coding sequence ATGCTCCATCCCCTCAAAACCCATTGCCTTTCCTTGGCTTGCCTAGCCCCGGGCCTTGCCGCCGCAGCCGGCTACTATCTGCCCAACCAAGATGCTTTCGCCACGGCGCGCGGCAACGCTTTCGTTGCGACTGCGGATAGCCCGGCAGCCGTTTTCTACAATCCGGCGGGATTGACCCAACTGGAGTCGCCGCAAGCCCATGTGGGATTGTATTCCATCGTTCTGGGGAACCAGGCCGAAGTGGGGGGCATGAAGTCCGATGCGAAAACCGAGTTGCAGGCGGCTCCGCATGTTTTTTATTCCCGTCCGCTCAGTGACAGGCTGACATTCGGGTTCGGCCTGAACAGCCCCTTCGGCCTGGGCACCGACTGGGGTCGCAACACGAACTTCAGCCCGGTGGTCACGGAAGCGCGCCTGACATATCTCTCGACCACAGCCGCCGTCGCATACGAGGTGTCCGAGACATTTTCGGTCGGTGGCTCGATATCGGTGAACTATGCGGACCTGTTGCTGGAGCAGGGACTCGGCCCGCCCGGAAGTTTCCTCCGCTTCGAAGGCAGCGACATCGGACTTTCCGCTGCATTGGGCGTACGCTGGGAGCCACATGATCGTCACGCATTCGGGGCGATGTTATCCAGCGGCTCCACATTCGATCTCGATGGCAAGACGGTTTCGAGCATCCTTCCCGGGGACAATTCCTCGGAGTTCGAGTTCCTCACCCCGGCGAGGGCGGCCATCGGTTATTCATACCGCCCCGCGCCGGGCTGGAACATCGAGGCGAATGTCGAATGGCTGGACTGGGATTCCCTGGACAGCCTGAACCTGAGCTCCGCGTCCGTGGGCGGCAACCTCCCCGTAGCGTTCAACTGGAAATCGTCCTTCATTTACGAGATCGGGGCATCCTATACCACGGAGAGCGGGCACGTTTTTGCCGCCGGATATGATTTCAACATGAATGCACAGCCCGACCGGGATTTCACCCCGGGGGTATCCGATGCAGACCGCCATTGGTTCAATCTCGGTTACGGGCGCCGCCAGGAAGATTCGTTTTGGATGCTGGCCTACCAGTTCGGTTACTCGAACAGGACGGTTGATGGTGCCGCCAATCCGCTAGTGAACGGGAAGTACGAATCACGCCACAACGCGCTGGTGTTCACATGGCGGAAGGATTTCTGA
- a CDS encoding SDR family NAD(P)-dependent oxidoreductase, with protein sequence MAEGFLMERIVVTGASSGIGRELSVQLAQPGREFWLIGRDTVRLAEVAAIVRGKGATAETVELDLGDLGAAGDFLSRNFPESKGVDWVYLCAAITAFGEVKDTLIGDWERLYRLNLLSPVQLARHFYANMAGKRRGHIVLISSLAAYAGYPTATAYATMKAGLLGLYRSLYHEGASHGIRIHHVSLGYVGTGIYKSAIYRNTTYEKTMEGIRRLGFGFLSAEEAARKIISEAAKGKSEFAVPAYATAMKWVAPRMPFLIGIIHRRIMRIFRQLA encoded by the coding sequence ATGGCGGAAGGATTTCTGATGGAGAGGATCGTTGTCACAGGAGCGAGTTCCGGCATCGGGCGTGAGCTTTCCGTCCAGTTGGCTCAGCCGGGGCGGGAGTTTTGGCTCATCGGCCGCGATACTGTCCGTCTTGCTGAGGTTGCGGCGATTGTCCGTGGCAAGGGTGCGACGGCGGAGACCGTGGAACTCGACCTCGGTGACCTTGGCGCTGCAGGGGATTTCCTGAGCCGGAACTTCCCGGAATCGAAAGGCGTGGATTGGGTCTATCTTTGCGCAGCCATCACCGCATTCGGGGAGGTCAAGGACACCTTGATCGGCGACTGGGAGCGGCTCTACCGCCTTAACCTGCTCAGCCCAGTGCAACTGGCGAGGCATTTCTATGCGAACATGGCAGGGAAACGGCGGGGGCACATCGTGCTCATTTCTTCGCTCGCGGCATACGCCGGGTACCCGACAGCCACTGCGTATGCGACGATGAAAGCAGGTTTGCTGGGACTGTATCGCTCGCTGTACCACGAGGGGGCTAGCCACGGGATCAGGATCCACCATGTTTCACTGGGTTATGTGGGAACGGGCATCTACAAGTCGGCGATTTATCGGAACACCACGTATGAAAAGACCATGGAGGGCATCCGCAGGCTTGGGTTCGGCTTCCTGTCCGCCGAGGAAGCGGCAAGGAAAATCATTTCTGAGGCAGCGAAGGGCAAGTCCGAGTTTGCCGTGCCGGCGTATGCCACGGCGATGAAATGGGTTGCGCCGCGAATGCCTTTCCTGATCGGGATCATTCACCGCCGCATCATGAGGATATTCAGGCAACTGGCATGA
- a CDS encoding SDR family NAD(P)-dependent oxidoreductase, translating into MKPTASMEKAFGGATVVLTGAASGIGRGLAKLLCRSGAVIHALDVDGKGLESLVAEAEGSGEIHVRRLDVTDYVSYSKAVEGIIAQSGAIDFLFNNAGVTLLGEAQNIPFERWKWLLDINLMGAVHGTQLVYPAMLERGSGCIVNTASIAGSTGYATAAAYTASKAAILEFSRSLRAEVGANGVKVCVVCPGYVNSGIFAEDRIVGVSRDAMIKDLPVAMMSPERAAWHYLKGVSLRKETIIFPFSARFLWFLSCWFPGMLLPFQRRFMRVFQGGGGKGVS; encoded by the coding sequence ATGAAACCCACCGCATCCATGGAAAAAGCGTTCGGCGGAGCGACGGTTGTCCTCACGGGAGCTGCATCGGGGATAGGGCGCGGGCTCGCAAAGCTGCTATGCAGGAGCGGAGCGGTGATCCATGCATTGGATGTGGATGGCAAGGGCTTGGAAAGCCTCGTTGCGGAAGCGGAAGGAAGCGGAGAGATCCATGTCCGTCGCCTGGATGTGACGGATTATGTTTCCTACTCCAAGGCGGTGGAGGGAATCATTGCGCAATCCGGAGCGATCGACTTCCTGTTCAACAACGCCGGGGTGACACTGCTGGGCGAGGCGCAGAACATTCCCTTCGAGCGATGGAAATGGCTGCTGGACATCAATCTGATGGGTGCTGTCCATGGGACGCAGCTGGTCTATCCCGCCATGCTGGAGCGCGGATCCGGCTGCATTGTGAACACGGCATCGATCGCGGGATCGACCGGCTATGCCACGGCCGCCGCATATACCGCATCGAAGGCTGCGATCCTTGAGTTTTCGCGTTCCCTGAGGGCGGAGGTCGGGGCGAATGGGGTCAAGGTCTGTGTGGTTTGCCCGGGCTATGTCAACAGCGGGATCTTTGCCGAGGATCGGATCGTAGGGGTCAGCCGGGACGCCATGATCAAGGATCTGCCGGTGGCGATGATGAGTCCGGAGCGGGCTGCATGGCATTATCTCAAGGGGGTTTCCCTGCGCAAGGAGACGATCATATTCCCGTTTTCCGCACGGTTCCTGTGGTTCCTTTCCTGTTGGTTTCCCGGGATGCTGCTCCCTTTCCAACGGCGCTTCATGCGTGTGTTCCAGGGTGGCGGAGGGAAAGGCGTGTCATGA